CACGTTCGTTCATTCACCGCTCCGCCTTCTAGCATTCTTATTACCTACAAGCATACCGACGTTACCTACAACAATTGATAGAATAATCAGTGTAAACGCCGCTGACAAAGGAGACATATAACGACCGGCTGTTCCGGGATCACCTGTGTGGTTCTTAACATTAAGTTGTTCGTAATCGTATGCGCCTTTTGCGCCCCACAAGATGCCTGCGAGCTGACCTGATTGGAAGTAAGGAATCGCTTCCGGAGCCATAATTGCCGTTGGACAAATGCCCACCTTAACACCCGGCTTCAGGAGGCCAAGCCAAACACCATGCATCGCGGATGCTGCTATTTCTATCACTATATGAATTTCAGATGCTGATTTAATGCCTTTCATAACTGGCCATGAGGCCAAAGGCTTTTTATCTCGAGCATCAACTTTGCCGGTAATGATGTCTTCATTGATACCCTTTACATAGAGTGCACCGGCTGGCTGATAACCAAAGTAGATGTAATCAACACCGTACACAGCGCCATATTTTTTGGCTAATTCATCCACTAGGCTCTGGGCAACCTGTGAAGCAGTGATATCAAAAGACATCACTGCAAAACGGATATGACGCTTCATCATATGGCTGATGAGGGCTGCCATTTGACCTTTATTCTCGCCGCGTGTAGAGTTCGACCAGTCAGAAGAAATAAGAACGATTTTATCCTTTGGCGTTTCCTCGATAGTCTTCCACAAAGCGATACTCATCGGTAACGGCACATTGGGCATATCGACTTGATAAATGGTTGGGATAGCAATAACGATTAGAAGAATGACATACAATATTCTTCTGTCAATCTTTTGCATCCTTTCCCATATTGATAATTTATTTGCATCTTCGGTATTCATAAACCAATTTGCTCCTAATCTCCAAATAATGCGCCGCGCTCTATGCCCAACCACATACGCAATGACATAGCGAGTGAGCCTATAGCGACACCGAACTCAATAGCGCGAAGTGCGGGCGCGCTCACAACACTTAGGATCCAACCACTCCACGTTTCAACACGTAGGTTCGAGCTTAACCCATTAGGATCAATACCTCCGGTGATAACCGTACCAAAAGACAATCCCAAAATTACAACAAGCGCAGAAGCCATCAGAATTGATGATTCAACGGAACGAAGACGGAAAGCGCGGTATGCAGCGGAAAGAATATAAAACGCAACAAGGGAAAACATCGCTGCATCAACGTTCTGCATGACGCCATCGAACAAATAGGTATAGGTGTCATCAATCCACCATTTTCGTGTTACTTCAAGTGAACCTTTTTGTCCAGATGCGGTTTGAATTTCACCCTGCATTGATTTTTGGTTTACTAATCCAGTGAATGTCACAGGGCCGAAGTTCTTGAAGGGGATCGTAAAAGTACTCTCCCCCTTATTGACAGTCATATTGATTGGTCCGTAGTAGCGTTCGGATTTACCTCTGGTTAATCGTGCTAGTCCATTCACTTCAACAATATCTGTCTTTGCGCTTCCACGTACGTAATGCATATTCATGAAGCGGAGACGGCATTCTTGCCCGCCGCCTGCAAGTTGCATCGTTCCCTTCCAAGGAACATCCAGTCTTTGATTACCACGCGACCCAAAAGCAACGAAAGCCATGATTAAAACGGAAGCAAGTAAAGCTGCGCTATAAACCCAATCCTTAGATCGTTTGAGTGTTTTTCCGAGATGTATCTGGAAAATACTGTAAAGGCCGACACCGAACATCAAACCGCCAACAATATTCCCAAAAGGTTCCATAAAACCGGACAAAGTCGGAGTAATGAAGTTCTCCGGGGATCCAGATTTGGACATTCGTGTTGGTATAAAATACTCAAGCGAGTAATACAATCCTGAAATAAAGACGATAGCAGTGATTAAAGGACGACGGAATCGCTGAGGTAATTGCAACAAAAGAATAATAGCTGCAACGCCTACTAGCGTAATTATAATCGCGGCAGGTATGAGGAAACTGAGATTAGTCATCCTCGTATGCAAATGTAAATTAGCAAAAATTTGTGACATTGCTGAATTGGACCTTCCTATATCCTACGGAACTAACCTTTATGGAATAAGTGCCTGATTGATTGCATAAGAGCGTCCCACCCGCCGATATTAAACAATTTATACATCAGGGGTTCACTGCCCTTAAGTTGTGGACCGGTTATCGTGAATACAACACAACCAATAATGATTATCGCTACTAGGGCTAGCTTTGCGTAATCTTGCCCAACTAAACTGCCTAACGCGACAGGCTCACGACTAAGATAAGCGCTGGCTGCGTAAAACTCATCACCTATGATAACGTAGTCGCAAGCTGCAACAAAGAACGGGGTTTGGGTAGTCATAGTAGTTCCCGCCACTTGTATAGCGCCAACGGAGTTTGCAGTTTCAGCTAGAATGAGGGATTCTGCAAAGAAGACCCCCATTAGGAATACGGCAGCAGCTTTCTCTCTTTGAATAATGCCTGAGGCTCCTGCAGCGAATGCGAATTGACCTGAAGCAACATAACGGACTGATTCAGGATCGTAGACATCGAGTCTACCTTCAACACGATAAGCGTCCTGAATGACTTCCTGAGCAACTGTAAACAATATCGGATCGGCAAGGAGAAGGCGAATTGGGCTGCCGAAACGCGCAGCTGTACGTGTAACATATTGGAAAATATTAAGCGCCTGCAAACCAACGATATCCAAGCCGCTCAAGCCGGGAATCATAATTGCCGGACGTCCCATCTCTGTCGCACGACCAATAGCTTCATCAATGGCGTTCAATCCGGGAATGCGGCGAATAAAAGGCAAGTTACCCCTGATAGACCCAAAAATCTTCCACATAATCAGGCTTACGAGGATGCCTTCAAAGACAATCACAAACCAGTTCTGGTCAGCGTGCTGCATTGCTTTGTTCCTTTTTCATACGGTCTCGTTCCATCATAAGCTCCTCAATCCGCTGAATGAGCTGTTCTATATTTTGTCTGTCTGAAAATAGCTGCGTATAACGTCCGTAGTTCTCAGTTCCAATAATAGGACCGATAAAACCTGTTAATACTAAAGCCCCATGAGCCATGATGTTGCTTATAGGTTTATTCATTTCAAGAAACATAATCGCCGGAGTTGCCATGCCTCTTAAAATAACTTGTTTAGCGATTGCATTTATCATTTGCTGTTTATTTTCTTCGCTAAGATGCTCATCCCATAACGGCATTTTCTGGCCTCCAGCGTTCAATAGTACCCAAAACTTGCTCCCTATTGTTGTTAAAGCGTAAGTAAACTCCCCTGTAAGCCTCCAATCGAGAGGGATTCTCCAGAGAGCTTAATTTTACGCCTTCATTACCAACATAGATACGGCGCACGGTTTGCCATTTAATTTGTTGCCAATGCCACAAACATCGCGCTTGCGCGCCTTCTTGCGAGATCGTATAGGTGATAGGATAAAAATATTCTATTGTTGCGGTTAAAAAAAACCACAAGCCCAAAACCCCAAATATCCAATGGCCAAGCAAAACTACCCCCAACACGACCGAAATTACAGCACAAAACGCCGCAACATACCCTTTCATTGGATTGCGGCGCATCAAGAGGACATTCCACTTTAAAGGCACATAGCCTTCTGCTTGTTCTTGCATATTAGTTCTAGACAATTATAGCTGCTATACCCTTGGCTGTCAAGTTACTTTTCCAACCTCTTTCACATAGCCCATAAAGTAGACTAGTATCCGCTAATAATGACGCGGTAGCATTTGAGGCGTTAGTAGGATAATAAAACTATGCGAATTCTTTTAACTAATGATGATGGTATTCAGGCAGAAGGGCTGCTTGCGCTTAAGCGAGCAGTAGAGTCGTTGGGCGAAGTCTTTGTTGTCGCCCCTGACCGTCCCAGGAGCGCCAGTGGACACTCGATCACCCTTCACAAACCGCTTCGACTCCATAAAACCAAGTTAGCAGACGGTTCTACCGCTTATTCGTCAAATGGAACCCCTGCCGATTGCGTTACTCTTGGCCGCGGTGTTGTGATGGAAGAGAAGTGCGATTTAGTAATTTCAGGGATTAACCCTGACGCGAATTTAGGTTGGGATACGAGCTATTCCGGCACAGTGTCTGCCGCCGCTGAAGCTGCTGTATTAGGCGTTCGCGCTTTCGCAATCTCGGTTGCATCGATACATGAGGCTCCTGTTATCGCAAATTTTGAAACTGCCGGAGAAGTAGCACGTAATCTAATCGGCCAATTTGCCCAGCACGAAATACCTAAAAATGTATTGTTAAATGTAAACGTTCCAAATGTCGCTTTTAATGATATAAAGGGTATACAGATCACTCGCCAAGGCTCGCGTCAATACACTGACCGTCTCATTACGCGCACCGATCCTTGGGGGCATCCCTATTATTGGCTTGGCGGCAGCCTCCTTCCAGAAAGGGCGCTAGATGGCACTGACGTTTACGCCGTCCAATCCGGCTACGTTTCCATCACTCCCATCCACCTTGACCTAACTGCCTACGTTTT
This DNA window, taken from bacterium, encodes the following:
- the surE gene encoding 5'/3'-nucleotidase SurE, whose translation is MRILLTNDDGIQAEGLLALKRAVESLGEVFVVAPDRPRSASGHSITLHKPLRLHKTKLADGSTAYSSNGTPADCVTLGRGVVMEEKCDLVISGINPDANLGWDTSYSGTVSAAAEAAVLGVRAFAISVASIHEAPVIANFETAGEVARNLIGQFAQHEIPKNVLLNVNVPNVAFNDIKGIQITRQGSRQYTDRLITRTDPWGHPYYWLGGSLLPERALDGTDVYAVQSGYVSITPIHLDLTAYVLLDAMRDWVAKE
- a CDS encoding DUF6754 domain-containing protein, whose protein sequence is MQHADQNWFVIVFEGILVSLIMWKIFGSIRGNLPFIRRIPGLNAIDEAIGRATEMGRPAIMIPGLSGLDIVGLQALNIFQYVTRTAARFGSPIRLLLADPILFTVAQEVIQDAYRVEGRLDVYDPESVRYVASGQFAFAAGASGIIQREKAAAVFLMGVFFAESLILAETANSVGAIQVAGTTMTTQTPFFVAACDYVIIGDEFYAASAYLSREPVALGSLVGQDYAKLALVAIIIIGCVVFTITGPQLKGSEPLMYKLFNIGGWDALMQSIRHLFHKG